The DNA sequence TCCGGGAAGAATGGATCTATGTGACATCGATTGAAGAAGGCTGGTTTGCATGTTAATTATACGTGCATCAAATCATTGTACTAATTTTTGGTTTCGGACTGGGAATTATTTTTTGGGAATTTGTTGTTGGGTTATTGCTTGATTGCAATTGTATTCTATTTTGTATTGACGTCGGACTAAGACTTGAAACGGACCAAAATCAGGGGAAGAGAAACTAAAattagagagggagagagaaattttatctttttacTATTAGGTATGTGTAGAAATTAAAATTAGAGGGAGAGAAACTAAAATCAGAGAGGGTGAACATGATGGCTTTTTTCCAAAGATATTGTATTAAAATATAATAGGTGGATCAAAATTCTTCAATTTATGAGATGTTGCTAGtatatattattattaaaaTACAAATACATATATATCTTACATGTTCTTTACAAACAAAAATGGTAACGTTGCAAGTTTCTGTAAGGTTTGACCGTTtggctatttttttttctaatccaTATCAATATCCACACCTCTTATAATCCTAAACGTTACTAGCGATATATCTCAACATGCAAGTTGTCCCCCTCAGCAATATGCACTATCAAATGTAATTAAAATCCACTAGCACATACAATTACGATATCCATATACCCAGCGCTAATCACAAACAATATGATGTATCTCAACATGTAAGCTATTCACCTCAACAATACAATATGAGATGCTACTAACATCCACTAACACATATAACTGTGATGTCCATAAATATTAAAAAGACACATAAGCATTTTGTTATTCTATCAACATGCCACGCAATCCAATTGACATTAATTAAATCATTATAATAGTTTATTCATTCATACTAATTTTATTCTAAATCATCTTCGGTTCCTGCAGCATGTACCTGTAATTTATTTATGAATTTATAACAGCAGAGAGAGTACAGGTACCAATCACCTTGAGGATAGAAGGGAACTGTGCACTCGGGCCCCTTGACGAGAACGTCGCGACTCTCGGTGAGGCCACCTCCGGCCCGACCATGGTCGCCGCCGGAGAAATCTTCGCCATCTTGCTGACAAAAGTTAATTACACGGCAGGGGATAGATCAGATCAGACATCACCGTACGTACCATTATATATATTACTGAATGAACAACGGTGTAGTGGATCGGAGCATGCAGATTGTGCGAGACAAGATGATGATCGAGATGCATGTATATGGCCGGCGCCGGCCGGATCACCTTCTGCTTTCTAAGATCCTGAATCTGGTATCCTTGTCCACCACAATGCAGGGTATGTGGCCTTCGCAGAACATTATCTGGGTGTCGAGGGCGTCGGTGTTGTGCTGCTCGAAGATGATGCCCTTGGCTCCGCCGGCGATGCCGCCTAGCGCAGCGCTGGCTAACCCCGCCGACGGTTCAATGCATACCACGATTTTTCCGGTGATGTTTTCGGACTCCAGCTGCTCCTTCTCGCAGCTGATGCAATGCAGAGGAGTGATGATGAGATTGAGTTATTATATATTCAATTAATCCAGCTTGTTTAATTTGGCAAACTATGGGGTACATATTACTGAGATAATTCCTTTTAGTGCCACCACGGTAATTCTCAAGAGAGCGTCAGAAACTGCAATAAATTTCAATTTATACAGCTATATGATCTGTTCTATTCTTTTTTACAGGAAAAATTTAGCattttgtgacacatgcatacaTAGCTATGTTAtctaatcttaaaaaaaataacaCGATGGAAAATTGCATACCACTATGTCCAATAGAGTACCCTTGGTGCCCAGACCTAAAATGGATGTTCGATGGTTCCAAGAGACCCATTTTAGATAGTAGGAGTGGCACAATATTAAATATTAGCATTCTCTCTGGTCCTGTTGTTAGGTCCACCATTTGGTAGGCCTTCTTTAGCGACTTCAGGTGCTATTTGAGCTGTTTTCTGCTAAATGGGCTAAAATAAAATGGCTCCACCGATAAAGCCTTTAAAAACATGCTCTCGTAGAGCTTTAGGATGGGAAGAAGCTAAAAATAGTCGCTTTTCCAGCTTCATCTCGTTCTACATGGCTTTCTGTGAGAGCATATTTTGAAGAAGTCTACATGTAGAGTTGTTTTACCAAACAACTTATCAAAACGACTCCACTGGTAAAGCTGTTTATGAAGCTGAAGCTCAAAAAAATGACTTCACTGATGAAGTGGAGCCGTGTCAAATAAGGCCTTGGATAAGACTAAAAATAAGTATTAAACTCTTTGACTATAGCGCTACCAAAACGTTAAATGTGTTGTGTATTTTAGGTGCGTTGTTGGAGATAATCTTACCCGACCGTGAAATGGAGCGAACTAAAGCTGTCGTTGCTCTTGGATGCTGCTGAGCGTTTGTGGTAATACAATGATTGACCCTGCAATGAAAGTGACTCTGCTTTAATTCTTTTTCACATCACACTTTGTTGTATCATATATTATATTCAGTGatcgaaagaaaacaaaaagaaaaaaaaggtatGGAATAACAGTGACGACGAATGCTCGGCGTACCACCAGCTTCTCTCCTTCGCTGAGTGTGACGACTGTCGGGAAGGTGCGATCCACGGTGGCGGCGGCCACCGTGATGAGCCACGGCAGGGTGTTGACGACGGACTGCTGCACGGGGCCTTCGTTCCCCGCGGAGAACACCACGGTGATCCCGGCCCTCACGGCGTGCAGCGTCTCgcggatctcgtcgccgccTCCCAGCGAAAGGGACAGCACGTCGACGCCGTCCCCGATGGCGTCGTCGACGGCCGCGATCACAGACGCGTCGCCGCAGGCCGTCTGGATGCCGACGCGGTGGCACGCCTTGTAGATCGCgagccgcgcgcgcggcgccccgcCGCGCGCCGTGCCGGCGGCCAGGCCGCTGCCGGCGCCGTGGCTCGCGCCCCGCACCGGGGAGCCGGCGACCGTCGACGCGGTGTGCGTGCCGTGGCCGTGCGCGTCCCTCGGCGACTTGTACTCGTCGACGCCGTCCCCGGCGTACCACCGCGCGCCGATGACCTTCCGGTTGCAGCTGCTCGCGTTGAACGCCTGGCCGGTCTGGCACACGCCTTTCCACCGTTTCGGCACGGGGCCGTACCCGCTGTCATCGAAGCTCCGTGATTCCGGCCAGATGCCTGGAagtacacatgcatgcatgtcgccAAATTCTGTGAACTGAAAATCCGTCTCCGTGAGAGATTTTACATGAAGCTGAAAACTGATCAAAACCTGAGTCTATGATGCCGACGATGACATCTTCGCCGTAATTGGCCTTCCTAAGGAGccgtgacgacgacgacgacgacgacgatgcctGTTGGCCGTAGCTCATGCCAAGAAAATCCCAGCTCCGAGTCGTGTGCAGTTCATGGTAAGTGTTAGGCCTCACTCTCACAACACCAGGGTACTCTACAACATCATTATATTGCAAACAAATTCTTTATTGTCAGTTCATACTGCTAACGCTTGCGAGTAATAATATAACATGACTTTAATTTGTTCAGGCTTTTATTTTGTTGGCTCTACGCACTCCGAAGTGCCTCTGCCTGCGCCTCGGTGAGCTTCGCCGCGAAACCGGAGAATCCGTGCTTGTAGCTGTAGACTATGGAGTTGAGGGCTTCATCCTTGCTGCTCATCGATATATATGATGATACATATCAATGGCAAAAGGTGAGCAGAAAGCCAGCTTGAAAATATATAAATGTGTGCAGACTGCCAAGCCATTGCCAGCATGTTTACCTCCCAAGAATGGAGGTCAGCGCGGCGTGGTGAGATGCCATGACCACGGATGGGTCATCGTGCATCTTCCTACCCATGTACACAACGTAGATCGTCGTCTGAGTTTTTCAGGAAGCAGAGCATCAGTGACAAGCAAGGCCCCTTATTAATGGAGAGAGACCAACAGAGACACCAAGATTCAGGGAAATGAAGAGGGAAAGGAAACCACACAGCTTACTTGGCCTGATGATGCATCAGTGAACTGCAGGGGCAGCAGTAGCACGAGGAACCCAAGTAGTAGTGCAGGTGATGAGATTGTTTGTGATCTCGAGGCCATCTTTGGATTATGATTACTGATGAGTGCACATATTCATGTGCCTGTGTATGCTGCTTGCAAGTGTATATATAGCTGTTTTGGACCAATGGTGTATCAGTTGTGTCATAATCTGTCTTATGAGCATAATGTATGGTTTCAGATAATGTGATGGagacaaagaaaaaggagaggCAGAGGTCATTGTTCCGCAAAGAATTTTGGACTATGAAACTATTCTGCATGAACTCACAACATTCATTTTGTTTCAGGGAAAGTAATTGTGGGATTTGAATTGTCTGATCGTCTCAAGATTTGCATCACTGCATAAAGcagcctattttgcaaaatatatgTGAATCAACAAAGCAGTTACTAACTTATTACAAATACGAGGACACTATTATTCCCTATTCTTTTCAGCTGAAACACCTAATATTCCTAGTAAAGGCTAAAGGCATGAATGATGTGTCCCTAGCACTATAAAAAGCAATTTATGGGGGCATCTGGTTTAATTTCAGGCGGAATCCTAAAATGGACCATCTCTCAATATAAACCAATTTTCATAGGTGGCGTCATAAACAATGGCCTCTATATACCCTATTTTTAGAGATAGGTGCTTATGTGGTCTGCCTTGGAAAATAGGCTTGAGACCCAACTAACACAATCAACCCCACTGTTAGACTTGATCAACATAAGCAACGCTATGGTTTGTCACTCCTATCATCCACTGTCCCCGCTCCATTCTCTTTGTCTCTGTCTCTCCCTCAATCTTTGAGCAACATTGCCGCTCCCTCTATGGCTTTACCCTGGCAAGGTCACCGACGATAGTGTCTCCCTTCTCTATGTCGCGAAGACTATGTGAGATAGGTCGATGAGGCGAGGGCCATACATCGCTAACCTCATCCATTCCCTCGTCAATGTAGCCAGAAATAGCATGTCCTAACCATCACAGTGTGTCAACTAAGGAGAATGCAACGTCAAGGAGAAACCTACAAAAGTAATCAATTGGGTATATATGCACAAGGAtggcccacacacacacacactctctctctctctctcctcatccTCGCTTCTCAATTGGATTTATAGCTCAAGGCTCAACCTTGCTAGGGACCTCCTCAAAGTCATCCACCTCGGTGCCATCACGCTCAAGTACTCCAAGGCCTCATCAGAGCTGCCTACTTTAGGGTTCAACATTGTGGCGTGCCGGTTCAATGCCCTGGCAACTAGGATTGACATAGTGAGGCCCAAGATTGATGCTGCTAGAGGGGCCTCGCCATGAAGGCTAGGATCAAATGAGCTTTGGTGGCTGCTTCTCTACCTATGGCGACaatttttttatgtttttttatcgAGACAGGTTGCTTCTCCACCTATGGACCCTAAGTGAGAGGCGTGTAAATATGTTTTTGCCAACTCTTTAAAAGATTTTTGTAGTAGTATAAATTAGCGGAGTTAACACTAGAATGGAGCCTATGCAAAGCTTTAGACGCCAATAAGATCATGTGTTTTGAAGCTTCAAAAAGAAGACACTACCACTAAGGCCTAAGTGCGCATCGACGCTAGAGCCCGGGCCAACAATCCTAGGTCTACCACTGGCATTATAGTAAAGATTGGAGTAGTTAGTACTTATTTTTGACTTTAAAAATCGCAACTTAACCATAGATCAAGATCTATTAATTATTCCCCGCATTTATTTGATGTATCTTCGCGAAAGGCTAAATTAACATCACTCAAAACTTTTTGAAATGGGACAAGGCTATTATAGTCTATTTGCACCAAGTGTACTCAAGAAATCTTTAAGGTGCTCAAAATCTCTAGGACTAACAGGGTATCCAATGCAAGTAGGCAAGTTTGGCATGCGCCCACCAAAAACTTAAATGGTCATTTGGTCTGCTTAAACGGTGTTTAAGTTGTTTAGATGGTAATTAAAAAAGGTGCACCCATGTTATTTAGTCCCTATACCATGAATTAAATAGTTGGACTATTTAAAACAATTAAAAATTGTCTAAATAGTCAAACAGAATCGAGTTGAACATGATCACATGAGCTAAATTGTCATTTAACTCACCATTTAGTCAATAGGAGAATTACACCTACCACATTTGGCACCCAACTTATTAACATTATAAGTATGTTAGGTGAGGTGGGATTTCATTTTCTTTAAAAAATTTTTGGTACAAtaatgtatattttctattttattttatttctacATATATAAATATGTATAATTTAGTGTTACTATACCAAACCATTTAGGCTATTTACTCCATTAAACATTGTCTGAACGGTTTAAACAAATGGTGACCCACCGTTTACGGTTTAGTGGAGTTTGGGGGGGAAGGAAATCTTGATAAAATCTATTGCTCAAGCTGTGCCAGTTTATGCTATGATGGTATTCAAAATTCCTAAAAGAATTTGTAAAGGAATAACAAGTGCCATTTCGCAATACTGGTGGGGTGATGACAATGACCATAAAAAGATTCATTGGCAAGAATGGTGGAAATTATGTATGCTGAAAGGAAAAGGGGTTATGGGTTTCAGAGATTTACAATCTTTCAATCTAGCAATGTTAGCAAAG is a window from the Sorghum bicolor cultivar BTx623 chromosome 5, Sorghum_bicolor_NCBIv3, whole genome shotgun sequence genome containing:
- the LOC8071970 gene encoding subtilisin-like protease SBT3.9 isoform X1 translates to MASRSQTISSPALLLGFLVLLLPLQFTDASSGQTTIYVVYMGRKMHDDPSVVMASHHAALTSILGSKDEALNSIVYSYKHGFSGFAAKLTEAQAEALRKYPGVVRVRPNTYHELHTTRSWDFLGMSYGQQASSSSSSSSRLLRKANYGEDVIVGIIDSGIWPESRSFDDSGYGPVPKRWKGVCQTGQAFNASSCNRKVIGARWYAGDGVDEYKSPRDAHGHGTHTASTVAGSPVRGASHGAGSGLAAGTARGGAPRARLAIYKACHRVGIQTACGDASVIAAVDDAIGDGVDVLSLSLGGGDEIRETLHAVRAGITVVFSAGNEGPVQQSVVNTLPWLITVAAATVDRTFPTVVTLSEGEKLVGQSLYYHKRSAASKSNDSFSSLHFTVGCEKEQLESENITGKIVVCIEPSAGLASAALGGIAGGAKGIIFEQHNTDALDTQIMFCEGHIPCIVVDKDTRFRILESRSKMAKISPAATMVGPEVASPRVATFSSRGPSAQFPSILKPDIAAPGVSILAAKRDSYELMSGTSMACPHVSAIVALLKSVHPDWSPAMIKSAIVTTASVTDRFGLPIQANSVQRKPADPFDFGGGHIQPDRAMDPGLVYDLKPDDYTNDDIAIEQLNLPSIAVPDLKNSTTFTRTVTNVGPAKATYRAVVEAPAGVKMSVEPPVIAFQKGGPRNATFKVTFMAKQRVQGGYAFGSLTWLDDGKHSVRIPVAVRTVVRDFVADVS
- the LOC8071970 gene encoding subtilisin-like protease SBT3.9 isoform X2 is translated as MSYGQQASSSSSSSSRLLRKANYGEDVIVGIIDSGIWPESRSFDDSGYGPVPKRWKGVCQTGQAFNASSCNRKVIGARWYAGDGVDEYKSPRDAHGHGTHTASTVAGSPVRGASHGAGSGLAAGTARGGAPRARLAIYKACHRVGIQTACGDASVIAAVDDAIGDGVDVLSLSLGGGDEIRETLHAVRAGITVVFSAGNEGPVQQSVVNTLPWLITVAAATVDRTFPTVVTLSEGEKLVGQSLYYHKRSAASKSNDSFSSLHFTVGCEKEQLESENITGKIVVCIEPSAGLASAALGGIAGGAKGIIFEQHNTDALDTQIMFCEGHIPCIVVDKDTRFRILESRSKMAKISPAATMVGPEVASPRVATFSSRGPSAQFPSILKPDIAAPGVSILAAKRDSYELMSGTSMACPHVSAIVALLKSVHPDWSPAMIKSAIVTTASVTDRFGLPIQANSVQRKPADPFDFGGGHIQPDRAMDPGLVYDLKPDDYTNDDIAIEQLNLPSIAVPDLKNSTTFTRTVTNVGPAKATYRAVVEAPAGVKMSVEPPVIAFQKGGPRNATFKVTFMAKQRVQGGYAFGSLTWLDDGKHSVRIPVAVRTVVRDFVADVS